A genomic region of Desulfosarcina ovata subsp. ovata contains the following coding sequences:
- a CDS encoding GAF domain-containing protein — translation MTRDRDYFKSFCKISKAFGTTVGEEDLLRLIVESAIESMDAKAACLFLRDERQNLFVPTAQAGLSDNYLHADPLKARKIVAALEKEGFLAFPDVASDPRLEHREAKTAEGIASLLTVPVKVKDCTIGVLSLYTATRRDFTPDEIEFLQALADQGGIAIDNNRLHRRMQKNAMLFLDLAAGINSTLDIKQILRNLTVNIANNLGLKGVLIRLLDEDTGRLELVASHGLSDAFLEIGSATDTQTATRALEGETMVISDATTDERIRFKDAMKKEGIASIIVTPIRARDKVIGVMRLYSDIRREFSPDLMLMIEALAHQGGMAIQNASMYLALQEDKKSLEEDIWSHRSWF, via the coding sequence ATGACCCGGGACAGAGATTATTTCAAATCGTTTTGCAAAATCAGCAAAGCCTTTGGAACCACGGTTGGCGAGGAGGATCTGTTGCGGTTGATCGTGGAAAGTGCCATCGAATCCATGGACGCCAAGGCGGCCTGCCTGTTTTTAAGGGATGAGCGCCAGAACCTTTTCGTCCCCACGGCCCAGGCCGGCCTGTCAGACAACTACCTGCATGCCGACCCCCTCAAAGCGCGCAAGATTGTGGCCGCCCTTGAAAAAGAAGGCTTCCTGGCCTTTCCGGATGTCGCTTCCGACCCCCGGCTGGAACACCGCGAAGCCAAAACAGCTGAGGGCATCGCCTCCCTTTTAACCGTGCCCGTGAAGGTCAAGGATTGCACCATCGGGGTGCTTTCGCTGTATACGGCCACCCGACGCGATTTTACCCCGGATGAGATCGAATTTCTCCAGGCCCTGGCCGACCAGGGCGGCATTGCCATTGATAACAACCGGCTGCACCGGCGCATGCAAAAAAACGCCATGCTTTTTCTGGATTTGGCCGCCGGCATTAACTCCACCCTGGACATCAAGCAGATTCTGCGCAACCTGACGGTCAACATCGCCAATAACCTGGGGTTGAAGGGTGTGCTCATCCGACTGCTGGACGAGGACACCGGCCGGCTGGAACTGGTGGCCAGTCACGGGCTCAGCGACGCTTTTCTCGAGATCGGCTCCGCCACCGACACTCAGACCGCCACCCGCGCCCTCGAAGGCGAGACCATGGTCATCAGCGATGCCACCACCGACGAGCGCATCCGCTTCAAGGACGCCATGAAAAAGGAGGGCATCGCTTCCATCATCGTGACCCCGATCCGGGCACGCGACAAGGTCATCGGCGTGATGCGTCTGTACAGTGACATCCGGCGGGAATTCTCTCCCGACCTGATGCTGATGATCGAAGCCTTGGCCCACCAGGGAGGCATGGCCATCCAGAACGCCTCCATGTACCTGGCCCTGCAGGAGGACAAGAAATCCCTGGAAGAGGATATCTGGAGCCATCGCTCGTGGTTCTGA
- the cobI gene encoding precorrin-2 C(20)-methyltransferase: MNTLQYGTLYGIGVGPGDPDLIPLKSVNILKRVRVIFAASSSKNIHSQAVNIARPHIPETSEIRLLSFPMTKNRVEKEACWEDHARTIIAEMQKGNDVAFLTLGDSMTYATYGYVLKYVLVLAPEAPVVTIPGITAYQAAAARVNRPLVEGEESLLVLSGVEGGHRLRQLSEAVDNVVFMKAYRNAGDITDALKEKAMLENSVAVANCGLENEEVIEDIRTLKARKPGYWTLVIAKKSPQP, from the coding sequence ATGAACACGCTTCAGTACGGAACGCTTTACGGTATTGGGGTGGGACCCGGCGACCCGGATTTGATCCCCCTCAAGTCAGTCAATATCCTCAAACGGGTGCGGGTGATCTTTGCCGCCTCGTCCAGCAAGAATATCCACAGCCAGGCAGTCAACATCGCCCGGCCGCACATCCCCGAAACCAGCGAGATCCGGCTTCTGTCCTTCCCCATGACCAAAAACCGGGTCGAGAAAGAGGCCTGCTGGGAAGACCACGCGCGCACGATCATTGCCGAGATGCAAAAAGGAAATGACGTGGCGTTTCTGACCCTGGGGGATTCGATGACCTACGCCACATACGGCTACGTGCTCAAGTACGTCCTGGTCCTGGCACCGGAGGCGCCGGTGGTGACCATCCCCGGGATCACCGCCTACCAGGCGGCGGCGGCGCGGGTCAACCGGCCCCTGGTGGAGGGGGAAGAGTCGCTGCTGGTGCTTTCCGGCGTGGAGGGCGGCCACCGCCTGCGCCAGCTTTCGGAAGCCGTTGACAATGTGGTGTTCATGAAGGCCTACCGCAATGCCGGCGATATCACCGATGCCCTGAAGGAAAAAGCGATGCTTGAAAACAGTGTCGCCGTGGCCAACTGCGGACTTGAAAATGAAGAGGTGATTGAAGATATCCGGACCTTGAAAGCCCGCAAGCCGGGGTACTGGACCCTTGTCATTGCCAAAAAGTCCCCCCAACCGTGA
- a CDS encoding cobyrinate a,c-diamide synthase, which yields MKGIVIAGTHSGAGKTTVTLGLMAALAARGFTVAPFKVGPDFIDPGHHSRVTGRASRNLDGWMLSEAYNRQAFARHASGADIAVVEGVMGLFDGYDGRSEAGSTAQMAKWLDLPVVLVVGARSMARSAAALVQGFERFDAGLRFAGVLFNHLGSPRHLDYLKEATADHVRMPVLGGLMRDAAIAIPERHLGLVTREDHDLTDASRKTLTGMIESQLDLDALMDALPEVAPQAPPSTAGDPPPASSSPPVRIGVARDAAFCFYYPDNLELLEAAGAELVTFSPLSDRHLPERLAGIYFGGGYPELHARQLADNRSLRQEILGCSQRNMPIYGECGGFMYLCRQMGDTDGKDYPMTGCLPFATRMLDRLKALGYREVTQTRETVLGPAGQTMRGHEFHYSALSETEAPGGGAYRIADRAGAPRAAEGMVVNQTLGSYVHLHFGSCPRAAAHFVQACRRWTEGKNSQ from the coding sequence ATTAAAGGCATCGTTATCGCCGGCACCCACAGTGGCGCCGGGAAAACCACGGTCACGCTGGGCCTGATGGCCGCCCTGGCCGCACGGGGATTCACCGTGGCGCCCTTCAAGGTGGGACCGGATTTTATCGACCCGGGCCACCACAGCCGGGTAACCGGTCGGGCCAGCCGCAACCTGGACGGCTGGATGCTTTCCGAAGCCTATAACCGACAGGCCTTCGCACGGCACGCCAGCGGTGCGGACATCGCCGTGGTGGAGGGGGTGATGGGCCTGTTCGACGGCTACGACGGCCGCAGCGAGGCCGGCTCCACAGCCCAGATGGCCAAATGGCTGGATCTGCCGGTCGTGCTGGTGGTGGGGGCCCGCTCCATGGCCCGCAGTGCCGCCGCGCTGGTGCAGGGATTCGAACGGTTCGATGCCGGACTGCGTTTTGCCGGAGTCCTGTTCAACCACCTGGGCAGTCCCCGTCATCTGGACTACCTGAAAGAGGCCACCGCCGATCATGTGCGCATGCCGGTGCTGGGGGGGCTGATGCGCGATGCGGCCATCGCCATTCCCGAGCGCCATCTCGGCCTGGTCACCCGTGAGGATCACGACCTGACCGATGCTTCCCGAAAAACGCTGACGGGCATGATCGAATCCCAACTGGACCTGGACGCCCTGATGGATGCCCTGCCCGAGGTGGCCCCGCAGGCACCGCCCAGCACTGCTGGCGACCCGCCGCCGGCGTCATCGTCACCGCCGGTGCGCATCGGCGTGGCCCGGGATGCGGCATTCTGCTTCTACTACCCGGACAATCTGGAGCTTCTCGAAGCGGCCGGCGCCGAACTGGTCACCTTCTCTCCCCTTTCGGACCGTCACCTGCCCGAGCGCCTGGCCGGGATCTATTTTGGCGGCGGCTATCCGGAACTGCATGCCCGGCAGCTGGCCGACAATCGTTCCCTGCGCCAGGAAATCCTGGGGTGCAGCCAGCGGAACATGCCGATTTACGGCGAGTGCGGCGGTTTCATGTACCTGTGCCGCCAAATGGGCGACACCGATGGGAAGGACTATCCCATGACCGGGTGCCTGCCCTTTGCTACGCGCATGTTGGACCGGCTCAAGGCCCTGGGGTATCGGGAGGTCACCCAGACCCGGGAGACGGTCCTGGGGCCGGCCGGACAGACCATGCGCGGCCATGAATTCCACTACTCGGCCCTCAGCGAAACAGAGGCTCCCGGCGGCGGCGCCTATCGGATTGCCGACCGGGCCGGTGCCCCGCGGGCGGCCGAAGGGATGGTTGTCAATCAGACACTGGGCAGTTATGTTCATTTGCACTTCGGCAGCTGCCCCCGGGCGGCGGCGCATTTTGTACAGGCCTGCCGCCGCTGGACGGAAGGAAAAAACAGTCAATAA
- a CDS encoding poly(R)-hydroxyalkanoic acid synthase subunit PhaE yields MENKDQDPFGMMAMVNAWLKPMGELWEDMAKRSDSARKPPESQTKNSGKAPPNVQASLVAALKNCQAMASAMATPESVNAILKGSGEMPEVLLKLFQSYLGSYMQVQQNLINSIGRLGASVEAYRFEDIDENLCRLWTDIYEGEFRRYFQIPQLGLLRSYQEKANQLADQYNLLQAQLAEFLRMLSLPFSHAMQVMQEKLGELAEKGELSDDTHEYYNLWIKVLEGHFMTLFQTPEYVEALNRTVNALADFTAARDAVAEDLLSLVPVARKSEVDDMAREIFELKKRLKKIEKDNNRG; encoded by the coding sequence ATGGAGAACAAGGATCAGGATCCGTTTGGAATGATGGCAATGGTCAACGCCTGGTTGAAACCCATGGGGGAGCTTTGGGAAGATATGGCAAAACGTTCGGACTCTGCCCGCAAGCCTCCGGAGAGCCAAACCAAAAACAGCGGCAAAGCCCCGCCAAATGTCCAGGCCAGCCTGGTGGCAGCCCTGAAAAACTGCCAGGCCATGGCCAGTGCCATGGCAACCCCGGAATCGGTCAATGCCATACTCAAGGGCAGCGGTGAGATGCCGGAGGTGCTGCTCAAACTGTTCCAGAGCTATTTGGGCAGTTATATGCAAGTTCAGCAAAATTTGATCAACAGCATCGGCCGGCTGGGCGCCTCCGTGGAGGCTTATCGGTTCGAGGATATTGATGAAAACCTCTGCCGGTTGTGGACCGATATTTACGAAGGTGAATTCCGCCGTTACTTTCAGATACCGCAACTGGGGCTGCTGCGCTCCTATCAGGAGAAAGCCAATCAGCTGGCCGATCAGTACAATCTGCTGCAGGCCCAGCTGGCCGAGTTCCTGCGCATGCTGAGCCTGCCGTTTAGCCATGCCATGCAGGTCATGCAGGAAAAATTGGGTGAACTGGCCGAGAAGGGCGAACTATCCGACGACACCCATGAGTACTACAACCTGTGGATCAAAGTGCTGGAGGGCCATTTTATGACCCTGTTTCAGACCCCGGAATATGTTGAGGCACTGAACCGCACGGTCAATGCGCTGGCCGATTTTACGGCCGCACGGGATGCCGTGGCCGAAGATCTGCTCAGCTTGGTGCCCGTGGCCAGAAAGAGCGAGGTGGATGACATGGCCCGGGAAATTTTTGAACTGAAAAAACGTCTTAAAAAGATTGAAAAGGATAACAATAGGGGGTAG
- the phaC gene encoding class III poly(R)-hydroxyalkanoic acid synthase subunit PhaC, with protein sequence MSQVKIPVDLILSKMADNAEKVQSRAHKASEVLLGELDTDLAKTPYDVVYREDRVQLKHYRPRTKIRYRTPLLVVYALINRETMLDLQPGRSVVERFLDAGIDLYMIDWGYPTRKDRFLGFDEHINGYMDDIVDLIRERNETDKINLMGICMGGTFSVIYSALHPEKIKNLVTTVTPTNFDTKKGLLHVWMEHIDVDRVVDTFGNLPADMMNFGFLLLNPARLMIDKYVGFMENIDNKQFVENFVRMDKWIFDSPDLPGEVFRQFVKDCYQGNKLLKNQLEVGGQRVDLNRLTMPLLNIYGKYDHLVPPEACEKLIDHVGSKDTENLCLNTGHIGIYVSSKYQEAFAPKIASWLKARDGMPERKPRSIKTAATSSAAVVQPISSKKKASGKRSRNTTEEDAFQVEPASDAKAMGNAR encoded by the coding sequence ATGTCGCAGGTTAAAATTCCGGTCGATCTGATCTTGTCAAAAATGGCGGATAATGCCGAGAAAGTTCAATCCCGCGCTCATAAAGCCTCGGAGGTGCTATTGGGCGAATTGGACACCGACCTGGCCAAGACACCGTATGACGTGGTGTACCGGGAAGACCGGGTCCAGCTGAAACATTACCGGCCACGCACCAAAATTCGTTACCGGACGCCCCTACTCGTGGTCTACGCGTTGATCAACCGCGAAACCATGCTGGACCTGCAACCGGGACGCAGCGTGGTCGAACGCTTTCTGGATGCCGGCATCGACCTGTACATGATCGACTGGGGCTATCCGACCCGCAAGGACCGTTTCCTCGGTTTTGACGAGCACATCAACGGTTACATGGACGATATCGTCGATCTTATCCGCGAACGAAACGAGACCGACAAAATCAATCTCATGGGGATCTGCATGGGGGGTACGTTCAGTGTGATTTACTCCGCCCTGCATCCGGAAAAGATAAAAAACCTGGTAACCACGGTCACGCCCACCAATTTCGACACGAAAAAAGGGCTGCTGCACGTCTGGATGGAGCACATCGATGTCGATCGCGTGGTCGACACATTCGGCAATCTTCCGGCCGACATGATGAACTTCGGTTTTCTGTTGCTCAATCCGGCTCGATTGATGATTGACAAATACGTCGGTTTCATGGAAAACATCGACAACAAACAGTTTGTCGAGAACTTCGTGCGTATGGACAAGTGGATTTTTGACAGTCCCGATCTGCCGGGTGAAGTCTTTCGTCAGTTCGTTAAGGACTGCTACCAGGGCAACAAGCTTCTGAAGAACCAACTCGAGGTGGGGGGCCAGCGTGTCGATCTGAACCGATTGACCATGCCACTGCTCAATATCTACGGGAAATACGATCATCTGGTTCCACCCGAAGCGTGCGAAAAACTGATCGATCACGTGGGCAGCAAGGATACGGAGAACCTCTGTTTGAATACTGGGCACATCGGTATCTATGTGAGCTCGAAATATCAGGAAGCGTTTGCTCCCAAGATTGCCAGCTGGCTGAAAGCGCGTGACGGAATGCCCGAACGGAAACCAAGGTCCATAAAAACGGCGGCGACGTCCTCCGCAGCCGTTGTGCAACCCATTTCATCGAAAAAAAAGGCCTCCGGCAAACGCTCCCGAAACACGACGGAAGAAGACGCTTTTCAGGTGGAACCCGCTTCTGATGCGAAGGCAATGGGCAATGCCCGCTGA
- a CDS encoding NUDIX hydrolase produces MKPNDVDVNYNDNLLDHIQANLDRFEWRTHEKKGLTGAAVAVTIVAAQGVSDVEGLSAEASRAGDAAMILTRRSSRLRKHAGQWALPGGQMEAGESPEDTVLRELAEEVGLALDADRIIGRLDDYNTRSGFSIKPVVVWGGADVSLTANPDEVASIHLIPLAEFMRADAPILQSIPESEKQVLMMPVGSTCIAAPTAAIIYQFREVAMLGNEKRVAHYEQPTFAWR; encoded by the coding sequence ATGAAACCAAATGATGTTGACGTGAACTATAATGACAACCTGCTGGACCATATCCAGGCCAATCTGGACCGCTTTGAGTGGCGGACCCATGAAAAAAAAGGCCTGACCGGGGCCGCCGTCGCCGTCACCATTGTCGCCGCCCAGGGCGTATCCGACGTCGAGGGGCTATCGGCTGAAGCCTCACGGGCCGGAGACGCGGCCATGATACTCACCAGACGATCATCCCGGTTGAGAAAACATGCCGGCCAGTGGGCCTTGCCGGGAGGTCAGATGGAGGCGGGAGAGAGCCCCGAAGACACGGTGCTGCGGGAACTTGCGGAAGAGGTCGGCCTGGCCCTGGACGCGGATCGCATCATCGGCCGGCTGGACGACTACAACACCCGCTCCGGTTTTTCGATCAAGCCGGTCGTGGTGTGGGGCGGCGCGGACGTCTCCCTTACCGCCAATCCCGACGAGGTGGCATCGATTCACCTGATCCCCCTGGCTGAGTTCATGCGCGCGGACGCCCCGATCCTGCAGTCAATTCCCGAAAGTGAGAAGCAGGTGTTGATGATGCCGGTCGGCAGCACCTGCATCGCCGCCCCGACGGCGGCGATCATCTATCAGTTCAGAGAGGTCGCCATGCTGGGAAACGAGAAACGCGTGGCCCATTACGAGCAACCCACCTTTGCCTGGCGGTAG
- a CDS encoding HIT family protein, which produces MDRSPAQFQQECLFCQRIRSGAVMARLGTAVAFDDGFPVTHGHCLIVPRRHTPDWFSMTDEELHDSRALIRMLADRIRQADPTITGFNIGTNSGASAGQSVFHAHIHLIPRRDGDCPDPKGGVRGVIDGRRAY; this is translated from the coding sequence ATGGACCGTTCCCCCGCCCAATTCCAGCAGGAGTGCCTGTTTTGCCAAAGGATCCGGTCCGGTGCCGTGATGGCACGGCTGGGGACGGCCGTTGCTTTCGATGACGGGTTCCCGGTAACCCATGGCCACTGCCTGATTGTCCCCCGGCGGCATACGCCGGACTGGTTCTCCATGACCGATGAGGAATTGCACGACAGCCGTGCACTGATCCGCATGCTTGCCGACCGGATCCGGCAGGCCGATCCGACCATCACCGGGTTCAATATCGGTACCAACAGTGGGGCGTCCGCCGGACAGAGCGTCTTTCATGCCCATATCCATCTGATCCCGCGTCGCGATGGCGACTGCCCCGATCCCAAGGGCGGCGTGAGGGGGGTCATCGATGGCCGGCGCGCTTACTGA
- a CDS encoding metal transporter, whose protein sequence is MVEKKTEPVQSSLFRDMLAIWGNPISAFQTGFAGLSRYTADFFISYLVSSQYFQRVERDRLLREDPLDSLDAYLGLLEDNIELITRSLNGSARAMETYLRNETGGYQDALQQALCNHDLSGMAEFGARQSRLMEQVAHGYPEAIAAIEPEYGFHFERGEHPLIDTTGRFELYRVIPSQPAVQTRMDAKPVLIIPPYVLGANILGFLPAEQRSYAHAFANQGVPTYIRVLKDIATTPDLQTMTAEDDARDTQRFCKAIQRAHGKPVTLNGYCQGGFNSLCNLLSGILDNLVDAFITCVSPMDGTRSQGLARFLARLPERFNDLAYGTKILPNGNRVADGRLMGWVYKLKSIEHEIPAAAFFNDLMMFARQTTNGPVPINKTAAALNYWLQNERNDLPLEITRVSFASYNISITADGTLPVRLFGEKLNLKRLQEKKLPWLICYGTNDDLVEKETALAPLDYIDAEVSPFPKGHVAIATSWSFPDSACALHTRFGDGNWRGPVRFHLDLDAQLEQPRRRTSKPQPATVAADADGSIDGQRRQKPVKKSAPKAVGNNPPAANPGIQQVRKKTVSKKATAAKGKAKPGASHARPAGRGKGKLS, encoded by the coding sequence ATGGTGGAGAAAAAAACTGAGCCGGTCCAATCCTCTCTTTTCAGAGACATGCTCGCCATTTGGGGCAACCCGATTAGTGCATTCCAGACCGGTTTTGCCGGCCTCTCCCGATACACGGCTGATTTTTTTATCTCCTATCTGGTTTCCAGCCAATACTTTCAACGGGTGGAAAGGGACCGCCTGCTGCGTGAAGATCCGTTGGACAGTCTCGATGCCTACCTGGGCTTGCTGGAAGACAACATTGAGCTGATCACCCGCAGCTTGAACGGCAGCGCCCGAGCCATGGAAACCTACCTGCGCAACGAAACCGGAGGGTACCAAGACGCCCTGCAGCAGGCCCTTTGCAACCATGACCTTTCCGGAATGGCCGAGTTCGGTGCGCGCCAGTCCCGGCTGATGGAACAGGTCGCCCACGGTTATCCGGAAGCCATTGCCGCCATTGAACCGGAGTACGGGTTCCATTTTGAACGCGGCGAGCACCCCCTGATCGACACCACCGGACGATTTGAACTTTACCGGGTCATTCCATCCCAACCCGCTGTCCAAACCCGGATGGACGCCAAACCGGTTCTGATCATTCCTCCCTATGTGCTGGGGGCCAACATCCTCGGTTTTCTGCCGGCCGAACAGCGCAGTTACGCCCACGCCTTTGCCAACCAGGGAGTGCCCACCTACATCCGGGTATTGAAAGATATCGCAACGACGCCCGACCTGCAGACGATGACCGCCGAGGACGATGCCAGGGATACCCAGCGCTTTTGCAAAGCCATCCAACGCGCCCATGGCAAACCGGTTACCCTCAACGGCTATTGCCAGGGCGGATTCAACAGCCTCTGCAACCTGCTCAGCGGCATACTGGACAACCTGGTGGACGCTTTCATCACCTGCGTCTCTCCCATGGACGGCACCCGCAGTCAGGGGCTGGCGCGTTTTCTGGCACGCCTGCCCGAACGGTTCAATGACCTGGCCTACGGCACAAAAATTTTGCCCAATGGCAATCGCGTGGCCGACGGCAGACTGATGGGATGGGTGTATAAACTGAAAAGCATTGAGCACGAAATCCCTGCCGCGGCGTTTTTCAACGATCTGATGATGTTCGCCCGTCAGACGACCAACGGGCCGGTACCGATCAACAAGACCGCGGCGGCGCTCAACTACTGGCTCCAGAACGAGCGCAACGATCTGCCGCTGGAAATCACACGGGTCAGCTTTGCCTCGTACAATATTTCCATCACCGCCGATGGGACCCTGCCGGTGCGTCTGTTCGGTGAAAAGCTAAACCTGAAACGGTTGCAGGAAAAAAAGCTTCCCTGGCTGATCTGTTACGGAACCAACGACGATCTGGTGGAAAAGGAAACTGCTCTGGCGCCCCTGGATTACATTGATGCCGAAGTCAGCCCATTTCCAAAAGGGCACGTGGCCATTGCCACCTCCTGGTCATTTCCCGACTCCGCCTGCGCCCTGCACACGCGCTTTGGCGATGGCAACTGGCGCGGACCGGTGCGATTCCATCTGGACCTGGACGCGCAGCTGGAGCAACCCCGCCGCCGGACATCCAAGCCGCAGCCGGCAACAGTGGCGGCCGACGCCGACGGTTCCATCGACGGACAGCGTCGCCAAAAGCCGGTAAAAAAGTCCGCCCCAAAAGCAGTCGGGAACAATCCGCCGGCCGCAAACCCAGGCATCCAGCAGGTACGTAAGAAAACCGTTTCCAAAAAAGCCACTGCTGCAAAGGGAAAGGCCAAACCCGGTGCCTCCCACGCACGACCCGCGGGCCGTGGCAAGGGAAAACTGAGCTGA
- a CDS encoding glycoside hydrolase family 3 N-terminal domain-containing protein: protein MMKNHTADTMAGQRLMVGFDGTAFNADLKYLIENLKVGGLILFSRNLETPEAIAQLCRDCQAAAADHGLPPLLIGIDQEGGLVARLKAPFFTEFAGNPAMRTTADAVDFARVTAGELHAIGVNMDMAPVLDVAPQGIDSIMAERVFGSDPQWVASMGRTVIEQFQQRGIMAVGKHFPGIGRTVLDSHLALPDLDIDLQALTDFDLVPFRAAIAAGVAGMMLSHIRYTGVDPVWPASLSPAVTADLLRRQLGYQGVVMTDDLDMGAIKPAYDIATAIDQVLLADVDIALICHKGPDIQTACDRIRKRLTDDARLRTLGQRSLERILTLKRDYLDAA from the coding sequence ATGATGAAGAATCATACAGCCGACACAATGGCCGGGCAGCGGTTGATGGTGGGCTTTGACGGCACCGCCTTCAATGCGGATCTGAAATATCTCATCGAAAACCTTAAGGTGGGCGGCTTGATTCTCTTCTCCCGCAACCTGGAGACGCCCGAGGCCATCGCTCAGCTATGCCGCGACTGCCAAGCGGCGGCGGCGGACCACGGGTTGCCGCCGCTGTTGATCGGCATCGATCAGGAAGGCGGCCTGGTGGCGCGGCTCAAAGCGCCTTTTTTTACCGAGTTTGCAGGAAATCCGGCCATGCGGACCACCGCCGATGCCGTCGACTTCGCCCGGGTAACCGCCGGGGAGCTTCACGCCATCGGGGTCAACATGGACATGGCACCGGTGTTGGACGTGGCGCCCCAGGGCATCGACAGCATCATGGCCGAGCGGGTTTTCGGCAGCGATCCCCAATGGGTTGCCAGTATGGGCCGGACCGTCATCGAACAGTTTCAGCAGCGCGGTATCATGGCGGTGGGCAAGCATTTTCCCGGCATTGGCCGCACGGTCCTGGACAGCCATCTGGCCCTGCCCGATCTTGACATCGACCTCCAGGCCCTGACCGATTTCGATCTGGTGCCGTTCCGGGCGGCCATTGCCGCAGGGGTTGCCGGCATGATGCTTTCGCACATCCGCTACACCGGCGTCGATCCGGTCTGGCCGGCCAGTCTTAGCCCGGCGGTCACGGCGGATCTGTTGCGCCGGCAGCTGGGGTATCAGGGGGTGGTCATGACCGATGACCTGGATATGGGCGCCATCAAGCCGGCCTACGATATCGCCACGGCCATCGATCAGGTCCTGCTCGCCGATGTGGATATCGCCCTGATCTGCCACAAGGGACCGGATATCCAGACGGCCTGCGATCGGATCCGCAAACGGCTGACCGACGACGCACGCCTCCGCACCCTGGGCCAGCGATCGCTGGAGCGGATTCTGACCCTGAAACGGGACTATCTGGACGCCGCCTGA
- a CDS encoding precorrin-8X methylmutase encodes MKPQEIENESFRIIDSEAGAHGFPADQWPVVRRMIHTSADFEWQLMTQLHPDAIRIGVAAIRRGCPIVTDTNMARVGIRQRDLDRFGGVVRCYMTDARVAETALQKGITRARAAVDVAASELDGGIYVIGNAPTALLRLIELMDQGQARPELVVGLPVGFVNAAESKALLMERDVPHITNVGRKGGSNVAAAVINALIIMAGQDGP; translated from the coding sequence ATGAAACCACAGGAAATCGAAAACGAAAGCTTTCGGATTATCGACAGCGAGGCCGGCGCGCACGGCTTTCCAGCGGACCAGTGGCCGGTGGTGCGGCGGATGATTCATACCAGCGCGGATTTCGAATGGCAGCTGATGACCCAACTGCATCCGGACGCCATTCGCATTGGTGTGGCGGCCATCCGCAGGGGCTGCCCCATCGTCACCGATACCAATATGGCCCGGGTGGGCATCCGCCAGCGTGATCTGGACCGTTTCGGCGGTGTGGTGCGCTGCTATATGACCGATGCCCGGGTGGCGGAAACCGCCCTCCAGAAGGGGATCACCCGGGCCAGGGCGGCCGTGGATGTGGCCGCCAGCGAGCTTGACGGCGGGATCTACGTGATCGGCAACGCGCCGACGGCGCTGCTGCGCCTGATCGAACTGATGGATCAGGGCCAAGCCCGGCCGGAGCTGGTCGTGGGGTTGCCCGTGGGCTTTGTCAATGCCGCCGAATCCAAGGCATTGCTGATGGAGCGGGATGTGCCCCACATTACCAACGTGGGCCGCAAAGGCGGTTCCAATGTGGCGGCGGCGGTGATCAACGCCCTGATCATCATGGCCGGTCAGGATGGTCCGTAA